A DNA window from Caretta caretta isolate rCarCar2 chromosome 7, rCarCar1.hap1, whole genome shotgun sequence contains the following coding sequences:
- the KCNK7 gene encoding potassium channel subfamily K member 7 yields MELPAVPQPWRYWLLLGSYGLFLLLGAAVFAGVEAPQEAGLREALRGARAGFLRQHEGCVSEPGLERLLERVLGADSSGVSALGNVSDDENWDFSSALFFAASVLSTTGYGHTVPLSDGGKVFCIFYTLLGLPATLLLATCLLQRLMGLLSHRPVQYLHTHWGIPPGHAALGHAATMGLSVLGLFILLPALCFWALEKGWNFLESVYFCFISLSTIGLGDYVPGHSSPASLRHLYKISITCYLLLGLLAMLLALETIYELREVHSLVRFFAPTQAPASHSNEDDDRLEILSRDQLGLATVCGAPPSWSQADNEADGRSAPPDGPSG; encoded by the exons ATGGAGCTGCCGGCGGTGCCCCAGCCCTGGCgctactggctgctgctgggctccTACGGGCTCTTCCTGCTGCTGGGCGCCGCCGTCTTCGCGGGCGTCGAGGCGCCGCAGGAGGCCGGGCTCCGGGAGGCGCTGCGGGGCGCCAGGGCCGGCTTCCTGCGCCAGCACGAGGGCTGCGTGTCGGAGCCCGGCCTGGAGCGGCTGCTGGAGCGGGTGCTGGGCGCCGACAGCTCCGGGGTCTCCGCGCTGGGCAACGTCTCCGACGACGAGAACTGGGACTTCAGCTCGGCGCTTTTCTTCGCCGCCAGTGTCCTCAGCACCACGG gctATGGCCATACGGTGCCCCTGTCGGATGGGGGGAAGGTATTCTGCATCTTCTACACCCTCCTGGGACTCCCAGCCACTCTGCTCCTGGCCACCTGTCTTCTGCAGCGACTCATGGGGCTGCTGAGCCACCGGCCTGTTCAGTATCTCCACACCCACTGGGGCATCCCTCCTGGCCACGCAGCACTGGGCCACGCAGCTACCATGGGACTGAGCGTGCTGGGGCTTTTCATCCTGCTGCCAGCCCTCTGCTTCTGGGCCCTGGAGAAGGGCTGGAACTTCCTGGAGTCCGTCTACTTCTGCTTCATCTCACTCAGCACCATCGGACTTGGGGACTACGTGCCAGGTCACAGCAGCCCTGCCTCACTGCGCCATCTCTACAAAATCAGCATCACCT gttaCCTTCTCCTGGGACTCCTAGCCATGCTGCTGGCCCTGGAGACCATCTATGAGCTGCGTGAGGTCCACAGCCTTGTCCGATTCTTTGCCCCCACACAAGCCCCTGCCTCCCACTCCAATGAGGACGATGACCGGCTGGAGATCCTGAGCCGTGACCAGCTGGGCCTGGCTACTGTCTGTGGGGCCCCCCCCTCTTGGAGTCAAGCGGACAACGAGGCAGATGGGAGATCGGCGCCCCCTGACGGCCCCTCTGGGTAA